The stretch of DNA AATTATTTCGTGAAGAAATAACTATCATGGTATATTGGCAAAAAAAAGATCAGCACTACATTAGGTCAAACGGAGGTCCCAGGGTTGGCTGTGGCTCTGTATCATAGAACGCGATAAAACTTTCTCTCTCATTTATCCTTGAAGGAAGGGATTATATAGCGCTGGAATTAGGTCAAACGAGGTCCCAAGGCCCCACAAGCCTGGCCGGCGTGGCCTGGGCATGTCCCCTGGGTCATAGGAAGAACGAGTGTTCTGTGCGAGAAACGATTTCCAAATTTGTAGTATCGCGACGATGATAAATAAATTTGGCCGGGACCCTCAGCACAAAAAGATCTCGCCTCTCCTTTGGGTCGTTGTGAACTTGTGAGCGATGGACGATGGTGGCCTCGCGGGCGGAATCATTGCGGCACTCTAGGACGGCTGCGGTGAGCAGCACAGCGACGTCGCATATCCTCTTTGGCTTCGTTTTGCGGGAAGAAGCCGGAGCTCCACAAAAATCCAACGCATGTACTATTCTAGAAAGAAAAAGGCTTCAACGCAATTGTTCCCTTTTGATTTTTTACCTTTTGGCCGTTCTGTCAATGGAGTTTCTTCGAAGCTGGTGGGGTTAGGCTGCGCTGCACGCACGCCACTTGACCGACCGTAACGTGGCGTGATACATGTGAGGGATTTTCCAAATGCCCAACATATATGCAGTACTATATGGAAACGTACGTCTCTGTGGCCACGTTTCGATTGGAAGTGTATAATGGAGATGGGTTCGCGGTCGGTTGTACAGATGTCCNNNNNNNNNNNNNNNNNNNNNNNNNNNNNNNNNNNNNNNNNNNNNNNNNNNNNNNNNNNNNNNNNNNNNNNNNNNNNNNNNNNNNNNNNNNNNNNNNNNNNNNNNNNNNNNNNNNNNNNNNNNNNNNNNNNNNNNNNNNNNNNNNNNNNNNNNNNNNNNNNNNNNNNNNNNNNNNNNNNNNNNNNNNNNNNNNNNNNNNNNNNNNNNNNNNNNNNNNNNNNNNNNNNNNNNNNNNNNNNNNNNNNNNNNNNNNNNNNNNNNNNNNNNNNNNNNNNNNNNNNNNNNNNNNNNNNNNNNNNNNNNNNNNNNNNNNNNNNNNNNNNNNNNNNNNNNNNNNNNNNNNNNNNNNNNNNNNNNNNNNNNNNNNNNNNNNNNNNNNNNNNNNNNNNNNNNNNNNNNNNNNNNNNNNNNNNNNNNNNNNNNNNNNNNNNNNNNNNNNNNTTGAAATAGCGTCGCCTGAGAACGAGCCGGCGGTAAAATCGGCGTGGAGACGGTTGGTTTCCCAATCGCCGCTCCAAGGTCGCCCTAGACGCCGCTTTTTGAAAACCAAAGTCGGTCAAAATTCGGCCAAACTATGTGCAAAACGACACAAATTTGAAGGAAATTCAGGCGGTTTCATTGAAGACGAGTCAACAACCGCCGGCAAAGGAAAATCGAATGAAACAAACGGCGTGACACCAGCTGGTCGAGAAATAGTTATTTCTCAATCAGCTGAGGGTTGCAGGCGCTCCCTTATTTATTTGATAAGAGATGCCATTTGTCTTCCTCCAAGCAGAATCAAGATTGGTTGCTGGTGGTCAGTCGCTCTCTCACAACCTTAGTCCGACGCTTGCCTTCCTTCCTTTTTATTTATATATAATTAAACCCTTGATTGATTCAACACAATATGCGAGGGAGGGTTGCCTTCCTTAGCCCGATCTCCTCCAAGCTAGGCAGCCAAGTGAGGTTGTCCGTCTCTCGCTCGCCCGATCTCTTCCTCCTGCCTTCCCTCTCGTCTATTTCATGGCGAACAACAAGGATGCCGAGCTCGAGACACCACTTCTcatgccggaggaggaggaaggaggaccaACGGCCCCGTTGCTGGAACAAGGATCACCGGAGCTGACACCACGTCCACGGCTCCCACCACCCAAGTTTGGGGAGCTCATCACGGTGTTGAGCATCGATGGCGGCGGGATACACGGGCTCATCCCGACGGTTGTCCTCAAATGCCTCGAGGAAAAGCTCCAAGTAAGTCAACCACGTCTCTCTTGAAATGTTATGTTATGTGGTTCGACCAAGTAAGCCGGTCCATCTCTGTTGATGTGATTAGGCGATTGACGGGGAAGATGCCCGGATAGCGGACTACTTCGACGTGATCGCAGGCATGAGCACGGGCGCCATCATCGCAACAATGTTGGCGGCGCCAAACACGAACAAACGGACAAAGTACACTCCTCGGGAAATCCAGGATTTCTATGTCAACAACGGACCTAATATCTTCCCTTCCAAGAGGTAGGTATTCGAGAAACTAAGTTGTCATCTTGGTCGGTAGACAATGTGTAATTAATTCTCACTGTTTGTCGCAGGTGGTGGCGGCGGCCGCTGGACCTGCTAAGCGCGTCGCGGGGGCCCAAGTACGATGGCACGTTCTTGCAGAAAAACAAGATCAAGGAAGTCAGCGGTGAGCACACCCTGAGCAAGCTCACGGCGCCTACGTTCGACGCCAATAGTCTCGAGCCTCTCATCTTCTCCTCGTTCCAGGATGCCAAGCAAGAACTAGTTGAAGAGGCCGGACCAGAACTGCCGGATGTCAGCATTGGCCCGCCATCGACGGCCACGCCAACCTACTTCCCAGCACACTACTTTGATATCTGGGTCAGTGACATGGAGCAGTCGAAATAccacctcatcgacggcggcaacaACCCCACAATGGCTGCCATATCCAAGATCACCAGGGAGCAGCTTCTCAGGAATCCGGAGTTCCACCCCAGCGGCGTGGATTATATGAAATACCTGGTTATCTCTGTAGGCGCAGGGTGTGCAGTGCACGAAAATGTGCCGGCCAAGCGGGGCGCCTTCAACTGGTTTCACAGCAGGCGCAATAGCCACCGCCCGGTCACCGACTCCTCCTTGCACGCCAGCACCGTGTTGGCCGACTGGCAGGTTCGCATGCTCTTACACAATGGCAACCGCGTGCGGAAGCAGAACTACCTCCACATCCAGGCTCCGGTACGTAcgtacatactccctctgtcccaaaataagtgactcaactttaaactagctttatactaaagttagtacacagttgagtcacttattttgggaccgaGAAAGTATGTACAAGTGATCAACCACCTTACCCTTCATCGCGTTTAAGTAGCTTATTATGTCCATATATATGTAGTAGTCCCTACAAACTAAAACATGTGTCCGTAGGCACCGTTGTTCGGGGAGgccattttgccaatggacaacgcGACATCGAAGACCATGGCTGACCTGCTCAACATTGGCTACAAGTTGTTGGCCGAGAAGGTGGCTATGGTGGACTTGACCACGGGGAAGTATGAGACCGTCGAGGACGAGAATGCACCCACCAATGATGCAGAGCTCCAGCGCTTCTCCGAGCTTCTAGTCGACGAGCGCAATCTGCGCCTTAAGGAACACCAACGACAACGACAAGGAGAAGAACAGAACGGGGTTCATTTGCTTAACATTATTGAATGATCAATAATATATATTTATCGATCCACCAACTCACGACCTTAaggaacaacaacgacgacgacaagGAGAAGAACAGAACGGGATTCATTTGCTTAACATTATTGAATGATCATTGTCGATCCACCAACTCATGACCCATATCATGGAATCTAGATCATTGACCCAGCCAACCAAGCAAAAGTTTGTTATGACTCGATTAGGAGAAGTAAACTATGATGAGAATATCAGAAGGATACAAATCTTTATGTCCCATCGAGGGTACATGGAAGAGGGGTGTGCGAGGAGACCCGATTGCCCTCTCAGCTTCGGTGGCCACCGTGGATGTGGAGTGGATGGCGCAGCTAAGGGCGCCGCTCCTCCTCCAGTGGCCAACCTCCCATATCATGCAACCACAAGTATGATTGAGTGTTGCACTGTTGCTAATTGATCTTATCATATGATCATTGTGTTCTCCCGTTTGCAACGCACATACACATTTTCTAGTAATCAATAATTTATGGTTGTACGTATCAATCATTGCAAAGACCGAGGGTTGATTTCCCTCTTACATTAACAAACAGCTTAGCTACTATCATATTTACAATACTAGCTAGCCCATTGCAGACGTCAGTCAAGATGTGTCATTACATTACACAACAGCCATGTTGCAAATGGTGCTAAAATTGACCGGCATACGATGAGGACGTCTGGCCAGCACTTACACGGACCAATATCCATTTTTTTAAAAGATTATAAGAGTCGTGATGATAGTGCATAACGATGCAAATGGTACACAAATAGATCGATGACGACAATTAGTATCTCATTTTTCTTAAGACGGCACAACATTGTCTTATTATAGACCAGGTCCTAGAGTGTTTCGACATGGCACGGCACGTTTCGCCTCTGGCGATTCCGGCGGCGTCTCGCGGTGGCCGGCGTGGTCTGAGCCGGACATAAAGGCGGCGGGCCAGCTCGCATACCACCATGGGGTGGTGGTGCCCCCGCTTCCGACGCGAGACTCCTGCTCGTTGAAGAGCGAGGATGTGTGGTGGACTCATGGACCGGTTGAGGGGAGCAGCTGGTTCAGGTACTTCGGACACGTTTCCCTGCCACGTTGCACATCTCGAGGAAGCAGATGGGTCCACCACGACAAGCACCTTGAAGACCGCGCATGGTGGGCTCGTCGATCGTGGGGGGTTTACTTTGGGTGGTTGGCAGGGTGAGTTAATTCACTCGCGCTCCGTCTTCAACTTCCTCCCCCACCTTGGCCAATGCGACCAAGTGCGGCGATGgtgctgatcgaggaggagcagctGAGGAGGTTCGCGGGCGGCGATGCACGAAGATGTGCCCGACTGTCCGAGATCGGCTCCTAGTTCAGCACCAGGGTGGAGATGCGCGTGGAAGCATGGCGATTCACAACATCTTGACGAAGGCAGAGGAGGAGGCGTTGTTTGGGCAAGCAAAGCACAAGCACGCTCTAGAGGTGCTTCTGTGGGCGATGGATCAGGCCGATTCACCGGTGAGGGCGACGGTGCAGTGGTGGGCGGCGTACGTTTCGTTCGGCACCCCCTGACCCGTGTGATGTGGGTGATAACGCTCAGACCTCACAGGTGATCCTCGCCCTCCCTGCGGCCGGGTCAACGCTAGCTCCGATGGTGATTCAGCAAGAGGCGGGGGCTGCGCGCGGTCCGAGGACGTCGTGGCAGCCGCCTCATCATTCTGCTCATCCGGCACCTCCGACACCTACTCCCGCTACTCGCCGCTCCGCATGCCTCGCCAGGGACAACGCCTGAATTCCAAGCTAGCCAGCAACTGCTTCTGGATGTtggtgatacgtcttcaatgtatctataactttattatttcatgctattatattatcaaactTGTAtactttatatgtcattttatatcattttttagaactaacctattaacccagtgcacagtgccagttgttgttttctgcatgtttttggtcCACCAGGTCACCATGCTGAAGCTCCACCCGCGTCGGGTGTGGATGCTCGTCTCCCACCTTCTCAAGAGGCACCTCATCAGACTCCCCGAAGCCATACTGACCGGTGATGCCAAGGAGGCCATTGTCAAGGCGTTGAAGGACGTCCTCACCCCCAAGCTGTGGCATATAGTTCAAAATGTTTCCAATCTCATGACTATTTTAAAATTCATAAATAATTTCCAATCTCATGACCGTTTACAAATAAACGTTTCCAATCACATGACCATTTTAAAATTCATAATCATGAACAATGTTCTGAAGGACGCCCTAAATGGGCCGACTAATAATCATGCAGGTTCTTGTAAACCAGTTCTTGCCCATTTGTATTTTTTCAAAAATATTATGTATACATATATTCCAAAAACTCAATGTACttaatttttataaaaaatattcaaCAAGAATTAGAAAAATGCTAATGTAGTGTAAGTTTTGTTAGTGTAATTTTTTAAATAGTGATAGCATTAGAAAATGTCCGtgatatttaaaaaatattcacatgTTTCAAAACAATTACGTGACATTTTTTGCAAATTTTTTACAATGTAATTAATGTTCATGTAATTTTAAAAATATTTCATGCAAATAAGTTCATAAGTCTTAAAACTTTGTTTGTGGATTTTTAATAAAACAAATTACAATGTTAAAAAATGTTTCCATAGTTAAATAAATATTTCATATCATTCAAAAAAATATTGGAATGATTATTTAAAAATTTTctgacatgtatttgaaaaatgtcagGAATCATGTATTTGGAATTGTTAATTACGGATTTTCAAAATGTTAAACATGCTATAAACTGtttagatttatttgaaaaatgtatacaatgtgtgtgaaaaagagttttttttagaaaagaaggaggACCCCGATCAGCTAAATAAGCGAGACATAACTCTCACAATTAAATAAGAGGTCCCGAAAGTTTGAAGGGAGACCCAGGAGACCGCCATTGTCCATCGGCCCATACAGTACAGTACATGTCTTCAGGTTAAGAAGCATGGACACAGGCGTATGGCTCTGGCTCTCGGGTGTGCAACACCCCAGTATCTACTCTGCCGAGCTGCTGCATCCAGATGACTACATTTAAGGTGTTTTGAATTTGTGAGTAATTGTAAACATTTTGTGATGTAATAACAAAAGTTTACCGCGGGTGGAGAACACAAAATTCTTCTAATATTTTGGACCAACTGGTAGTTCTCAGATATGATATCTGGCTTATAATGGACACAATAAGAGGAGGCGACTCGTCGAATTATAACACAAAGGAAGCATTAACAGTTTAACACCTATGGAACAAATGGCTCCGGTGGCCAATTTAGAAGCGCAACTGGAGGTCCAGAGAGAAAACAATGGCACGGGCAATGCAAGGACTGTATGAGAAGACGGGGGAGAAGAATAACAATAAGGCTATTGAGGAATACATGGGAGATTGATGAGTAAAATTTCCCTGAGACATTTGGGAGCTAGGGCATGACAGGAGATTCATGCATGGTAGGCGAAGTCTGGCAAAAAGTACATAAAATACGTGCTCCTTTGGTCTACAGGATTCTAAAACGCAGGAATATGAAGGGCACTGTGGTATGATATAAATGTATGCACAAAAATAGATGATTAGTACACACATGAATTATGTCAATTAGGTGTTTGGTTCACAGAACTGAAAATACACAAAAATTCCTAATAAACTTGGCAAATTAAAGCCAAAACAACATAAACGTGTATAGTTACAATGTTATTGTGCATAGAAAATTGAAGAGGAGGTACAAGTACGTGTTAGAATTCCTGCTTTTTTCTTTTGAAATTGAGATCGAAGGAATATTTCCTCCATTTTCTTTCGCCCCATTCAtgggaaccaaatgcatgaatagtaccaCCACAGGAAAAAATCGTATTCTtatgttttccttcactttttctttgtaCCAAAGAGGCCCCACATGAATATATTTGCGTGTAAAGAAAGGATGCATGCAGAAGAAATACAAAAGCATTACATGATCCTGAGGAGGGTACAGGGGTGAAGATATGGGTGATGCAATTCCCATTGAATTGGACGTTATTTAATGGAAAGGCAAGTTCAAAGCAGCATTTCGTACTGCTGGTTTTAGAAACGAAATCAAATGATGCTCATCCTAGCGAGCATCAAATCAAATTAAATTATGATTAAAAGGACTTGGCTCTGTTTTTGATGTATACACCACGCGGTTGggctgtgtgtttgaaaaactgctGCTGACCCCTCCATTATCCTTTCATCATCTCATGCTGGCTGCTGCCGCCAATGGCCGAACACGAGCATCGATCCGTGGCGTGTGCCTCTCACTCTCACTTCTCCAGCGGGATTctatatctctctcacacacacgcgtgCCCAAAACTAGTGCTATAAATACAGCAAACGCATGCACCACCGTCATCAGCATCATCAAGGGGCGCAAGGGTGCTCATGTCGCTGGTGAGCCGGGCAGCTGTGGCCATGCACAACTCCAGCGCCTCGGCGCCGGCACCGGCGCCGGGCATGTGCAGCACCACGGACATGGCGCTGATGTGGAACCGCTCCATGTCCGACACCCAACAGAGCACCACCGAGCGGCTCATGGTCACCACCACTGCCCTCATGACCTTCCTCGGCATCGCGCTCTTCCTCCTCGGCGTCTTGGGCCGCTTCACCGGCCGCCACCGCGGCCACTCCCCCGTCACGTGCATCTTCTTCCGGGCCACCTTCTCGCTCTTCCTCCCCTTCATGTCCTACGCCTTCTCCCAGGCCAAGACCGAGGCCAAGACCGACCCCTGCAACAACTACCGCGCGCAGCTCATCCTCCTCTGGATGCTCCTCGTCGAGCTCCTCCGCAGCAAGGTCTCCGCCATGGTGGCCCCTGCCGCCGGCGCCTTCTCGCGCGGTGTCGGCCGCTACAGCTCCTTCGACGCCGTTGAGGAGGTCGCGCGCTTGGTGTGGATCGGGTACCTCATCTTCACCTACGTCCATAGCCCCGGCATCAAATCCTTCTTTATCATCCTCTGGATCTTCGGCGTGGCCAAGATGTGCAAGCGTGCTATCTGCATCCGCTGCGCCCAGGGCTCCTTTGACCTCGCCAGGAATGCCGCCCTCGTCTCCGGCTACATGGCGCAGCTCGTCCACGAACAACGGCAGCTGTCACATGAtgacgtcgccgccgccgccgcgctcggcGCCAACGTCATGAGGACTTGCAACTACGTGGTCATGGGAGAGGCCCGGCTCAAGAGAGAGGTGACGCCCCATGGCTTCGAGATCTGCGACCAAGGAGTGAAGAACATTCTCACTGGCGATGGTGATCCGAATGGCGAGCAGCGCAAGAAGTCCAAGCTAGTCCGAGTGTGCAACATCTGGGACCTCTCTGAGAGTGACCCCATCTTCCGGTACAACGAGAGCAGGAGGCGCAAGATGGAGGACATCTGCCTTGCCCTCGCCCTCTTCAAGTTGCTCCGGCGAAAGATGGAGCGCTTGGACATGGCGGAGGCCAACACCCCGCAGGCGCGCGACCTCGTGTTGCGTGGCCTCCTCACCCTCGAAGGAGGCCATGACGAGTCCGCCGACGCGGAGCGAGCGTTCCAGGTGGTTGAGCTAG from Triticum dicoccoides isolate Atlit2015 ecotype Zavitan chromosome 6A, WEW_v2.0, whole genome shotgun sequence encodes:
- the LOC119319018 gene encoding patatin-like protein 2; the encoded protein is MANNKDAELETPLLMPEEEEGGPTAPLLEQGSPELTPRPRLPPPKFGELITVLSIDGGGIHGLIPTVVLKCLEEKLQAIDGEDARIADYFDVIAGMSTGAIIATMLAAPNTNKRTKYTPREIQDFYVNNGPNIFPSKRWWRRPLDLLSASRGPKYDGTFLQKNKIKEVSGEHTLSKLTAPTFDANSLEPLIFSSFQDAKQELVEEAGPELPDVSIGPPSTATPTYFPAHYFDIWVSDMEQSKYHLIDGGNNPTMAAISKITREQLLRNPEFHPSGVDYMKYLVISVGAGCAVHENVPAKRGAFNWFHSRRNSHRPVTDSSLHASTVLADWQVRMLLHNGNRVRKQNYLHIQAPAPLFGEAILPMDNATSKTMADLLNIGYKLLAEKVAMVDLTTGKYETVEDENAPTNDAELQRFSELLVDERNLRLKEHQRQRQGEEQNGVHLLNIIE